The proteins below come from a single Drosophila teissieri strain GT53w chromosome 3L, Prin_Dtei_1.1, whole genome shotgun sequence genomic window:
- the LOC122615643 gene encoding nucleolar protein dao-5 isoform X2 produces the protein MTDLLKIADAIVLEYLQSKDKNLAKVFQQKTKAASVAKSSPKLSEILQFYQTKSSTKIPAIKATAGDSSDDSDSDSEAESAPKKPAAALLLTNGKAAKKAASSSSDDSDSEEEKTPAAKATPAKASPAAKKAESSSEDSSSEEEAPKKAAPVKPSPAKATPAKKVESSSEDSSSEEEKAKPAVKATPAKAAPAKKAASSSEDSSSEEEAKPAAKPVAKTAPAKKAASSSDDSDSDDEPAAKKPAVQPAAKPAPKPAASSSEDSSSEEETKPSAKSSVKAAPAKKAASSSDDSSSEDEAPKKVEILAKSTPTKAAPTKKANSSSDDSSSEDEAPKKAAPGKATPAKATPAKKAASSSDDSSSEDEAPKKAAAPPKATPAKKAKSSSEDSDSDEEEAPKKTASKTVATPAPSKKADSEDSSDDSDSSEDEKPAKAAASKAPTKPAKPASSSSEDSSDDETPAVKPAVKKTAVPAKKGDSSSDDSDSGEESGEVKPNSVTNGNAKPAQKRKFSGGDQDEATPNKKYNNFVKSGEQQKNDFTSTPNNSFSRNNNMNNSGGGSGRRSPFRRVRTEDVMVDSRVQDMSFEAKKNAAGSWGERANKDLKHTRGKSFKHEKTKKKRGSYRGGQIDVGVNSIKFD, from the exons ATGACAGACCTGCTAAAAATAGCCGATGCAATCGTCCTAGAGTACTTGCAGTCCAAGGACAAGAACCTGGCCAAGGTTTTCCAGCAGAAGACGAAGGCG GCCAGCGTCGCTAAAAGCAGCCCAAAGTTGAGTGAAATCCTTCAGTTCTACCAGACCAAGAGCTCCACCAAGATCCCAGCAATCAAGGCGACGGCCGGTGACTCCAGCGATGATAGCGACTCAGACTCTGAGGCCGAATCGGCGCCTAAGAAGCCAGCGGCAGCGCTTCTACTAACAAACGGCAAGGCCGCCAAGAAAGCAGCCTCTTCCAGCAGCGATGACAGTGATTCGGAGGAGGAGAAGACGCCAGCAGCAAAGGCCACGCCGGCCAAGGCATCTCCTGCCGCTAAGAAGGCAGAATCTTCCAGCGAGGACAGTTCCTCGGAGGAAGAGGCACCCAAGAAGGCTGCTCCAGTGAAGCCATCTCCGGCCAAGGCAACTCCCGCCAAGAAGGTTGAGTCCAGCAGCGAGGATAGCAGTTCCGAAGAAGAAAAGGCAAAGCCCGCTGTCAAGGCTACACCAGCTAAGGCTGCTCCCGCCAAAAAAGCAGCCTCCAGCAGCGAAGACAGCAGCTCCGAGGAAGAGGCCAAGCCAGCTGCCAAGCCAGTTGCCAAGACTGCACCGGCAAAGAAAGCAGCATCCTCCAGCGACGATAGCGACTCCGATGACGAGCCAGCCGCTAAGAAGCCTGCAGTCCAGCCTGCCGCGAAGCCAGCTCCTAAGCCAGCCGCATCTAGCAGCGAAGACAGCAGCTCAGAGGAAGAGACCAAACCCTCTGCTAAATCTTCTGTCAAGGCGGCTCCTGCTAAGAAGGCGGCTTCCTCTAGTGACGATAGTTCCTCTGAAGACGAGGCACCCAAAAAGGTAGAAATTCTAGCAAAGTCCACTCCGACTAAGGCTGCTCCCACCAAAAAGGCTAACAGCTCCAGTGATGACAGTTCTTCAGAAGACGAGGCTCCCAAGAAGGCAGCTCCAGGAAAGGCCACGCCAGCTAAGGCAACTCCTGCCAAGAAGGCAGCTTCCTCAAGCGATGACAGCTCCTCTGAAGACGAGGCGCCAAAGAAGGCTGCTGCACCACCAAAGGCGACACCGGCCAAAAAGGCCAAGTCTTCCAGCGAAGACAGCGACTCTGATGAGGAGGAAGCTCCCAAAAAAACTGCATCGAAAACAGTTGCAACGCCTGCTCCTTCCAAGAAAGCAGATTCAGAAGATTCTTCAGACGATAGCGATAGCTCAGAAGATGAAAAGCCAGCAAAGGCGGCTGCTTCCAAGGCTCCGACCAAGCCTGCAAAGCCTGCCTCCTCGAGCAGTGAGGATTCCAGCGATGATGAGACACCGGCAGTGAAGCCAGCTGTCAAAAAGACTGCTGTTCCTGCTAAGAAGGgtgacagcagcagcgacgacaGTGACTCTGGCGAAGAGTCCGGCGAGGTCAAGCCCAACTCGGTGACCAATGGCAATGCGAAGCCTGCTCAGAAGCGAAAGTTTAGTGGTGGCGACCAGGACGAGGCCACTCCCAACAAAAAGTACAACAACTTCGTCAAATCGGGAGAACAACAG AAGAACGATTTCACCTCCACGCCTAACAACTCCTTCAGccgaaataataatatgaacaATAGCGGAGGGGGAAGTGGGCGACGGTCACCCTTCCGGAGGGTACGCACCGAGGATGTGATGGTGGACTCCCGAGTCCAGGACATGTCCTTCGAGGCGAAG